A single Candidatus Rokuibacteriota bacterium DNA region contains:
- a CDS encoding methylmalonyl-CoA mutase — protein MFDKGFLEQLRQRQAAWTAAHQGSFETEVKKEFVSEAGVVTRRLYTPLDLADQGVDYFEDVGFPGDFPFTRGLSPVGYRAGLWKIAQYSGQSTPEECNALWRDLAAAGLNTVYAAYDLPTQLGYDPDHPMAEGEVGRTGVSLVSLRDWEIAFDGIDLGKTMVSTVCNAPGALVIAMNLLTAQRQGVDLKTLQGSSQNDILKEYTSRGNVIFPPEPSMRLVVDTLAYCSSVAPNFYPITVCSVHQSEFGANHVHEVAFALADGIAYVESAVNRGIDVDVIGPGIMWTTSHDHHAFFHEIAKLRAMRRLWAKIMRGRFKARKPESMMCRLYSSVGGTSLMKEQYLNNIARSALAALAGALAGAQRIDLRTYDEQWGIPTKDAEITNIRCQQIVGYECGVGETVDPLAGSYYVEWLTNEMEGRFAAEIEKVDQMGGTLRAIENGYIKRTMLEDAYKYQLGVETGEIPRVGHNMFRQENDQSRPVRVYRADPSVEQRRIEAVKELRRTRHDREVSRALKGLRAAAAEPATADNNLMPAIIEAVQAYATIGEMCDVLRDVWGEFREPKVF, from the coding sequence ATTCGTGTCCGAGGCGGGCGTGGTCACCCGACGCCTCTACACCCCTCTCGACCTGGCCGACCAGGGGGTCGACTACTTCGAGGATGTCGGGTTCCCGGGGGATTTCCCGTTCACGCGAGGCCTCTCCCCCGTGGGGTACCGGGCCGGGCTGTGGAAGATCGCTCAGTACTCCGGTCAATCGACCCCCGAGGAATGCAACGCGCTCTGGCGGGATCTCGCCGCTGCCGGGCTCAATACCGTGTATGCCGCCTACGACCTGCCCACCCAGCTCGGCTACGACCCCGATCATCCCATGGCGGAAGGCGAGGTGGGGCGGACGGGGGTGTCGCTGGTGTCGCTCCGTGACTGGGAGATCGCCTTCGACGGCATCGACCTCGGCAAGACGATGGTGAGCACGGTCTGCAATGCGCCGGGGGCCCTCGTCATCGCCATGAACCTGCTCACGGCCCAGCGGCAGGGCGTGGACCTCAAGACGCTGCAGGGCAGCTCGCAGAACGACATCCTCAAGGAGTACACGTCGCGCGGCAACGTCATCTTCCCGCCCGAGCCCTCCATGCGCCTCGTGGTGGACACGCTCGCCTACTGCTCGTCCGTGGCGCCCAACTTCTATCCCATCACGGTGTGCTCGGTGCACCAGTCGGAGTTCGGCGCGAACCATGTCCACGAGGTGGCCTTTGCCCTCGCCGACGGCATCGCCTACGTGGAGAGCGCCGTCAACCGTGGCATCGACGTCGACGTGATCGGCCCCGGGATCATGTGGACGACGAGCCACGACCACCACGCCTTCTTCCACGAGATCGCCAAGCTCCGCGCCATGCGGCGGCTCTGGGCCAAGATCATGCGGGGCCGGTTCAAGGCGCGGAAGCCCGAATCCATGATGTGTCGCCTGTACTCATCGGTCGGCGGCACGAGCCTGATGAAGGAGCAGTACCTGAACAATATCGCCCGCAGCGCCCTGGCGGCCCTGGCCGGCGCCCTGGCCGGTGCGCAGCGGATCGACTTGCGGACGTACGACGAGCAGTGGGGCATTCCCACGAAGGATGCCGAGATCACCAACATCAGGTGCCAGCAGATCGTCGGGTACGAGTGCGGGGTCGGCGAGACGGTCGACCCGCTGGCCGGCTCGTACTACGTCGAGTGGCTCACGAACGAGATGGAAGGACGCTTCGCCGCCGAGATCGAGAAGGTCGACCAGATGGGCGGCACCCTCCGGGCCATCGAGAACGGGTACATCAAGCGGACCATGCTGGAGGACGCGTACAAGTACCAGCTCGGCGTGGAGACGGGGGAGATCCCGCGGGTCGGCCACAACATGTTCCGGCAGGAGAACGACCAGAGCCGGCCGGTCCGGGTGTACCGGGCGGACCCGTCGGTCGAGCAGCGGAGAATCGAGGCGGTCAAGGAGCTCCGCCGGACGCGGCACGACCGGGAAGTCAGCCGAGCGCTCAAGGGGCTCCGCGCGGCGGCGGCCGAGCCGGCGACGGCGGACAACAACCTCATGCCCGCGATCATCGAGGCGGTGCAGGCCTACGCGACCATCGGGGAGATGTGCGACGTGCTCCGGGACGTGTGGGGCGAGTTCAGGGAACCGAAGGTCTTCTAG
- a CDS encoding LLM class flavin-dependent oxidoreductase, with translation MANRLQFGIYMAVADPPDGKALVRRVEETRREAELAEQCGFDFCLVGEHHQDPDGFLPSPLLLLAAIAARTERLRLGTGVLLLPLQHPFKVAEDAATLDVISNGRCILGVGAGYQPRDFTPFGVPTAQRGSLLDEGLQIIRACWTEEAFSFKGRHFVLQDVSQRPRPVQKPHPPIWVGGSSQKALERAARWGDAWVTDPLQHLAVIKPQQAQYRRLAEGQHRRPCTVLMRDAWVARTRRDAYEEAAGNMLHMFRYYWRNKAFVDELDPALRGIAAESDLTFDGMAEDRVLLGSAADCVAQIKRWREETGAECLVLRLRQAHADGPPHEKIMSALRIFGEEIIGQFA, from the coding sequence ATGGCTAACCGGCTGCAATTCGGGATCTACATGGCGGTGGCGGACCCTCCCGACGGCAAGGCGCTGGTTCGGCGCGTGGAGGAGACGCGCCGGGAGGCGGAGCTCGCGGAGCAGTGTGGGTTCGATTTCTGCCTGGTGGGCGAGCATCATCAGGATCCGGATGGATTCCTGCCGTCCCCCCTCCTGCTGCTCGCCGCCATCGCGGCAAGGACCGAGCGGCTCCGGCTCGGGACGGGCGTCCTGCTGCTTCCTCTCCAGCACCCCTTCAAGGTGGCGGAGGACGCCGCCACGCTGGACGTCATCTCGAACGGCCGCTGCATCCTGGGCGTCGGGGCGGGCTATCAGCCGCGGGACTTCACGCCCTTCGGCGTCCCGACAGCGCAGCGCGGGTCGCTCCTGGACGAGGGCTTGCAGATCATCCGCGCCTGCTGGACCGAGGAGGCGTTCAGCTTCAAGGGGCGACACTTCGTGCTCCAGGATGTCAGCCAGCGCCCCCGGCCGGTGCAGAAGCCCCACCCGCCGATCTGGGTTGGCGGCTCCAGCCAGAAGGCCCTCGAGCGTGCGGCTCGGTGGGGAGACGCCTGGGTGACGGATCCGCTGCAGCACCTGGCGGTCATCAAGCCGCAGCAGGCGCAGTACCGGAGGCTGGCCGAAGGCCAGCACAGGCGCCCGTGTACCGTCCTCATGCGCGACGCGTGGGTGGCCCGGACCCGCCGGGACGCCTACGAGGAGGCAGCGGGGAACATGCTGCACATGTTCCGCTATTACTGGAGGAACAAGGCCTTCGTGGACGAGCTGGATCCGGCGCTGCGGGGTATTGCCGCCGAGTCGGACCTGACCTTCGACGGGATGGCCGAGGACCGTGTTCTTCTCGGGTCAGCGGCCGACTGCGTCGCGCAGATCAAGCGCTGGCGGGAGGAGACCGGGGCGGAGTGCCTCGTCCTCAGGCTCCGGCAGGCGCATGCGGACGGGCCGCCCCACGAGAAGATCATGTCGGCGCTCCGGATCTTCGGAGAGGAAATCATCGGACAGTTTGCATGA
- a CDS encoding cobalamin B12-binding domain-containing protein: protein MGTRVAARRIRVLLVKTGLDGHDRGVLVVAKALSRAGMEVIYGGLHLRPVQIAKMAAEESVDVVGLSSLSDNHRALVPRIIQELKTVGLDDVLVLLGGFIQDEDVPVMKAAGVAEVFGVGTRLEDIATYIQTHVRAG from the coding sequence ATGGGGACTCGGGTCGCGGCTCGGCGAATTCGCGTGCTGCTTGTCAAGACGGGGCTGGACGGCCACGATCGCGGAGTGCTGGTGGTCGCCAAGGCCCTGAGCCGGGCGGGGATGGAGGTCATCTACGGCGGGCTCCACCTCCGCCCCGTGCAGATCGCCAAGATGGCCGCGGAGGAATCGGTGGACGTGGTGGGGCTCAGCAGCCTGTCGGACAATCATCGGGCGCTGGTGCCGCGGATCATCCAGGAGCTGAAGACCGTGGGCCTGGACGATGTGCTGGTGCTCCTGGGCGGGTTCATCCAGGACGAGGATGTGCCGGTGATGAAGGCTGCTGGCGTCGCGGAGGTGTTCGGCGTCGGCACTCGGCTGGAGGACATCGCGACGTACATCCAGACGCACGTCCGGGCGGGATGA
- a CDS encoding enoyl-CoA hydratase/isomerase family protein codes for MTRCAPTALAHPARRGGEAGTTQEERALATYKDIFYEKKDHVARITINRPKQYNAFTGDTLKEMTLAFEAAGGDGEVGVVVLTGTGEKAFSAGGDVNWEKEGGLERQILEPYLMHQTVSQCPKPVIARVNGYCIGGANHLAYFCDFTIAAEHAIFGQNGPRVGSPACGAIVSYLTRVIGAKRAREMWMLSRRYSAKQALEMGLINAVVPMDRLDEEVDKWCQELLALSPTCLRILKASFVEEFSYLSGQGDQLRRYLTNREFWEEEQQEGARAFLEKRPADFSKFRRADR; via the coding sequence ATGACACGATGTGCCCCGACGGCCCTCGCCCATCCCGCCCGGCGGGGCGGCGAGGCCGGCACGACCCAGGAGGAACGAGCGTTGGCGACGTACAAGGACATCTTCTACGAGAAGAAGGACCACGTGGCGCGCATCACAATCAACCGCCCGAAGCAGTACAACGCCTTCACGGGTGACACGCTGAAGGAGATGACGCTGGCCTTCGAGGCCGCCGGTGGGGACGGCGAGGTGGGGGTGGTCGTCCTCACCGGGACCGGGGAGAAGGCGTTCTCCGCCGGGGGCGACGTGAACTGGGAGAAGGAGGGCGGACTCGAGCGGCAGATCCTCGAGCCGTACTTGATGCACCAGACGGTGTCCCAGTGCCCGAAGCCCGTCATCGCCCGCGTCAACGGCTACTGCATCGGCGGGGCCAACCACCTGGCCTACTTCTGCGATTTCACCATTGCCGCCGAGCACGCCATCTTCGGCCAGAACGGGCCCCGGGTGGGCAGTCCCGCGTGCGGCGCCATCGTGAGCTACCTCACGCGAGTGATCGGCGCCAAGCGCGCGCGCGAGATGTGGATGCTCTCCCGCCGATACAGCGCGAAGCAGGCGCTGGAGATGGGGCTGATCAACGCGGTGGTGCCGATGGACAGGCTCGACGAGGAAGTGGACAAGTGGTGTCAGGAGCTCCTGGCGCTGTCGCCCACGTGCTTGCGGATCCTCAAGGCATCGTTCGTCGAGGAGTTCAGCTATCTCTCCGGACAGGGAGACCAGCTGCGGCGGTATCTGACCAACCGCGAGTTCTGGGAGGAGGAGCAGCAAGAGGGGGCGCGCGCGTTTCTCGAGAAGCGGCCTGCGGACTTCTCGAAGTTCCGCCGGGCGGACCGCTGA
- a CDS encoding branched-chain amino acid ABC transporter permease, whose translation MELLLQLLFNGVVVGAVYGLLAVGFGLIFTTTRIFHFAHGAVYTLGGYIVYSLTTTLEWPLAVAIVVAMGVCGVLSGGIEVAIYRPLRARGASPLVVLIASLSILMLAQNLLAIFYGNEIRSLAGAVVFSGFEAGPIWVTSIQLITIATCAVMFGLLKLFLRYSRYGKIIRALANNYEAARIIGADADRTFLVTFVVGGILVVPAAVLVGMLTGLKPFGGTSAVLVAAIAVIVGGMGSIMGAAPGALIVGISENLAVWRIATEWQTAVAFSVLLLFIVFKPTGFFGQRVRKMEV comes from the coding sequence GTGGAGTTGCTGCTTCAGCTGCTGTTCAACGGGGTCGTCGTGGGGGCGGTGTACGGGCTGCTGGCCGTCGGCTTCGGACTGATCTTCACGACGACCCGGATCTTTCACTTCGCCCACGGCGCGGTGTACACCCTCGGGGGGTACATCGTGTATTCTCTCACCACCACGCTCGAGTGGCCGCTGGCCGTGGCCATCGTGGTCGCCATGGGCGTCTGTGGCGTGCTCAGCGGCGGGATCGAGGTGGCGATCTACCGCCCGCTCCGGGCGAGAGGCGCCTCCCCCCTGGTCGTGCTCATCGCCTCGCTGTCCATCCTGATGCTCGCGCAGAACCTGCTCGCGATCTTCTACGGGAACGAGATCCGGAGCCTGGCCGGTGCCGTGGTGTTCTCGGGCTTCGAGGCCGGTCCGATCTGGGTCACGTCCATCCAGCTCATCACGATCGCGACCTGCGCCGTGATGTTCGGGCTGCTCAAGCTGTTTCTCCGCTATAGCCGCTACGGAAAGATCATCCGGGCGCTGGCCAACAACTACGAGGCCGCGCGGATCATCGGCGCCGACGCGGACCGCACGTTTCTCGTGACCTTCGTCGTCGGCGGGATCCTGGTGGTCCCGGCCGCCGTGCTGGTCGGCATGCTCACCGGGCTCAAGCCGTTCGGGGGGACGTCGGCCGTGCTGGTGGCCGCGATCGCGGTGATCGTCGGGGGGATGGGGAGCATCATGGGCGCGGCCCCGGGGGCCTTGATCGTCGGCATCAGCGAGAATCTCGCGGTGTGGCGGATCGCGACGGAATGGCAGACGGCTGTCGCGTTCTCGGTGCTGCTGCTGTTCATCGTGTTCAAGCCCACGGGATTCTTCGGTCAGAGGGTCCGGAAGATGGAAGTCTGA
- a CDS encoding ABC transporter ATP-binding protein, whose product MERLLRVEEVSKNFAGIQAVSGLSVSLEEGRIAGLIGPNGAGKTTLFNLITGFHAVTSGRIFYRDADITGLAPYRIAGQGIARSFQDLRLYTKMTVLENCLVAQPRQAGERLRNVYLRPGWVRRQERECRQRAMEHLTYVGLQGQADRKAEDLAYGEQKLLAIARLLATEANLLLLDEPTSGLDRGSLSDMIQVIKGLVGQGKTICVIEHNLDVVRAVSDWVVFMDQGKALASGEPEAVLADRSLAEIYFGV is encoded by the coding sequence ATGGAGCGCCTCCTGAGGGTGGAGGAGGTGTCGAAGAACTTCGCCGGGATCCAGGCGGTCAGCGGGCTGTCCGTCTCGCTGGAAGAGGGGCGGATCGCCGGGCTGATCGGACCCAACGGCGCCGGCAAGACGACTCTCTTCAACCTCATCACCGGGTTTCACGCCGTCACCTCAGGGCGGATCTTCTACCGCGACGCCGACATCACCGGGCTGGCGCCGTACCGGATCGCGGGCCAGGGGATCGCGCGCTCGTTTCAGGACCTGCGCCTGTACACCAAGATGACGGTGCTGGAGAACTGCCTGGTCGCGCAGCCCCGGCAGGCGGGCGAGCGATTGCGCAACGTGTACCTCCGACCCGGCTGGGTGCGCCGGCAGGAGCGCGAGTGCCGGCAGCGGGCCATGGAGCACCTGACGTACGTGGGTCTCCAGGGGCAGGCGGACCGGAAGGCCGAGGACCTGGCGTACGGGGAGCAGAAGCTCCTGGCCATCGCCCGGCTCCTCGCCACCGAGGCGAACCTGCTGCTCCTCGATGAGCCGACCTCCGGGCTGGATCGTGGATCGTTGAGCGACATGATCCAGGTGATCAAGGGGCTCGTCGGCCAGGGGAAGACGATCTGCGTCATCGAGCACAACCTGGACGTGGTGCGCGCGGTATCGGACTGGGTGGTCTTCATGGATCAAGGGAAGGCCCTGGCGAGCGGAGAGCCGGAGGCCGTCCTGGCCGACCGATCCCTGGCGGAGATCTACTTTGGCGTCTGA
- a CDS encoding ABC transporter substrate-binding protein: protein MATDEVNARGGVDGVKIRLIVEDTAADPKQGIAAFQKLVSVDRVPIVSSAWSTVIMATAPVADREKVLLINHGANAPSIRGAGKLLISFFPLADLDIKHLARYAATKLGKKRGAVMYVNNDTGRLNAKVFQENFEAAGGKIVAVESHEADAIEFGAQAAKMRAAQPDIIHIPSLVQEAPRIVKQFREMGIKAQFTSYSVAESKEMLSVAGEAADGLLYTSLAPPADQPGPKALIDRYKATYKKDPVATAYLMYVWDLHNTVLPEAIRYAKKQGWGYSGEAIRRAMLTQKAYDTKASGKTVFEGDGTVNKVVYLKRVNVKEKKFEYAATLD from the coding sequence ATGGCCACCGACGAGGTCAACGCGCGGGGCGGGGTGGACGGCGTCAAGATCCGGCTCATCGTGGAGGACACGGCGGCCGACCCGAAGCAGGGTATCGCGGCCTTCCAGAAGCTCGTCTCGGTGGACCGCGTGCCCATCGTCTCGAGCGCGTGGAGCACGGTCATCATGGCCACGGCCCCCGTGGCGGACCGCGAGAAGGTGCTCCTCATCAACCACGGCGCCAACGCCCCGTCGATCCGCGGCGCCGGCAAGCTGCTGATCAGCTTCTTCCCCCTGGCGGACCTGGACATCAAGCATCTGGCCCGCTACGCGGCCACGAAGCTCGGCAAGAAGCGGGGCGCGGTCATGTATGTCAACAACGACACCGGCCGCCTCAACGCCAAGGTCTTCCAGGAGAACTTCGAGGCCGCGGGCGGCAAGATCGTCGCCGTCGAGAGCCACGAGGCCGACGCCATCGAGTTCGGGGCGCAGGCCGCGAAGATGCGCGCCGCCCAGCCCGACATCATCCACATCCCGTCGCTGGTCCAGGAAGCGCCCCGGATCGTCAAGCAGTTCCGGGAGATGGGAATCAAGGCGCAGTTCACCAGCTACTCGGTGGCCGAGAGCAAGGAGATGCTGAGCGTCGCGGGCGAGGCCGCCGACGGCCTGCTCTACACCTCGCTGGCTCCGCCGGCGGACCAGCCTGGGCCCAAGGCGCTCATCGACCGGTACAAGGCGACGTACAAGAAGGACCCGGTGGCCACCGCATACCTCATGTACGTGTGGGACCTCCACAACACGGTCCTCCCGGAGGCGATCCGCTACGCCAAGAAGCAGGGGTGGGGGTACAGCGGCGAGGCCATCCGGCGCGCGATGCTGACGCAGAAGGCCTACGACACGAAGGCGAGCGGCAAGACCGTGTTCGAGGGTGACGGCACTGTGAACAAGGTCGTCTACCTGAAGCGGGTCAACGTCAAGGAGAAGAAGTTCGAGTACGCGGCGACGCTGGACTAG
- a CDS encoding branched-chain amino acid ABC transporter permease gives MGTFLLHLLVLTNIYVILGVSYNLLIGYAGLFSIAHAAFFGVGAYVSMVVVLSLGWPYLVGLAAAVVIAAVVSGVLAFPALRVSGDYLVIASLGFQVIIFNVFMNWESVTGGPAGVPGIPRPGVLVWTVESPLAFGVVSSLMAAAAYLFVRRVVSSPFGRVLRAIREDEVVTQALGKNVTGVKVVVFMVSGGVAATAGSLFAHYTTYINPYFFTLEESILILSVVIVGGAGNLTGSILGAVVLTLLPQALRLVELPEALAANLRQIIYAALLAGFMFFRPQGILAERTLTLAGKD, from the coding sequence GTGGGCACATTCCTCCTTCACCTGCTGGTGCTCACGAACATCTACGTGATTCTCGGTGTCTCCTACAACCTGTTGATCGGGTACGCGGGCCTGTTCTCCATCGCGCACGCGGCGTTCTTCGGGGTCGGCGCGTACGTGTCCATGGTCGTGGTGCTCAGCCTGGGCTGGCCGTACCTCGTCGGACTCGCGGCGGCGGTGGTCATCGCCGCCGTCGTGAGTGGCGTGCTCGCGTTTCCCGCGCTGCGGGTCTCGGGGGATTACCTGGTCATCGCCTCCCTCGGATTCCAGGTGATCATCTTCAACGTGTTCATGAACTGGGAGTCCGTGACCGGGGGGCCCGCCGGCGTCCCGGGGATCCCGAGGCCGGGCGTGCTGGTGTGGACGGTGGAGTCGCCGCTGGCGTTTGGCGTGGTCAGCAGCCTGATGGCGGCGGCCGCGTACCTGTTCGTCCGCCGGGTCGTGTCCTCGCCGTTCGGCCGGGTGCTGCGGGCCATCCGGGAGGACGAGGTGGTGACCCAGGCGCTGGGCAAGAACGTCACGGGCGTCAAGGTCGTGGTGTTCATGGTGTCCGGTGGCGTGGCGGCGACGGCGGGGAGCCTGTTCGCGCATTACACCACCTACATCAACCCGTACTTCTTCACGCTGGAGGAGTCGATCCTGATTCTCTCCGTGGTGATCGTGGGAGGCGCGGGGAACCTCACCGGGTCCATCCTCGGTGCCGTGGTCCTGACGCTCCTGCCGCAGGCCTTGCGGCTGGTGGAGCTGCCGGAAGCGCTTGCGGCCAACCTGCGCCAGATCATCTATGCCGCGCTCCTGGCGGGGTTCATGTTCTTCCGCCCGCAGGGGATCCTCGCGGAGCGGACCCTGACACTCGCCGGGAAGGACTGA
- a CDS encoding ABC transporter ATP-binding protein encodes MASEASRALLELTEVRASYGKKQVLSGVNLAVRVGEIVALIGHNGAGKSTTLKTVHGLLPTGGGHISFDGRPIEHRSVNRNVRTGISLVPQGRFVFSELPVGENLEVAAFVLKVSAEEIRVRMAAVFGLFPALAEKRRELAGALSGGQQQMLAIGMALMQKPRLLLLDEPSIGLAPLLVQQVMESVLRIRDTFNTSVLIVEQNVRQVLRVSERVFVMKLGKVVLEAPSAELLSRQDLWDLF; translated from the coding sequence TTGGCGTCTGAGGCATCGAGGGCGCTCCTGGAGCTGACGGAAGTCCGGGCCAGCTACGGCAAGAAGCAGGTCCTCTCGGGCGTGAATCTCGCCGTGCGGGTGGGAGAGATCGTGGCGCTGATCGGCCACAACGGCGCCGGAAAGTCCACGACGCTCAAGACCGTCCACGGCTTGCTGCCGACCGGTGGGGGCCACATCTCGTTCGACGGACGGCCCATCGAGCACCGAAGCGTGAACCGGAACGTCCGGACCGGGATCAGCCTGGTGCCGCAGGGACGATTCGTGTTCTCGGAGCTGCCCGTCGGCGAGAACCTGGAGGTCGCGGCCTTCGTGCTCAAGGTGTCGGCGGAGGAGATCCGCGTGCGGATGGCGGCGGTGTTCGGGCTGTTCCCCGCGTTGGCCGAGAAGCGCCGGGAGCTGGCGGGGGCGCTCAGCGGCGGGCAGCAGCAGATGCTCGCGATCGGGATGGCCCTGATGCAGAAGCCGAGGCTCCTGTTGCTCGACGAGCCGTCGATCGGCCTGGCTCCGCTCCTCGTCCAGCAGGTGATGGAATCGGTGCTCAGGATCCGGGACACATTCAACACCTCGGTCCTGATCGTCGAGCAGAACGTGCGACAGGTCCTGCGGGTCTCGGAGCGCGTGTTCGTGATGAAGCTCGGGAAAGTGGTCCTGGAAGCGCCGTCGGCCGAGCTCCTGTCGCGCCAGGATCTCTGGGATCTCTTCTGA